From a single Balnearium lithotrophicum genomic region:
- a CDS encoding PilZ domain-containing protein translates to MRLDGVTYKKISCLNEVEITLPILLSFDVLEMSDNTIKAFNFLPPGVEKILLNKEFYIYKDEKRTKRLLRARIKEIINNIVHVITLDDEVLDEKRLFERIAVCIQEKFKVLELNIDAFILDMSLGGVKLFFEKNVDIKPNQVLTLQHRSKILTLRVLRREEEKSGVILGCKIESSSFNLLNYLVKNYVKQVKEILIEKSNFSV, encoded by the coding sequence ATGAGATTGGACGGAGTAACTTATAAAAAAATTAGTTGTTTAAATGAAGTAGAGATAACTCTACCTATTCTTCTAAGTTTTGATGTTTTAGAGATGTCGGATAATACTATAAAAGCTTTCAATTTTCTTCCTCCAGGAGTTGAGAAAATTCTTCTAAATAAAGAATTTTATATCTACAAGGATGAAAAAAGAACCAAGAGATTGCTGAGAGCAAGAATTAAAGAAATAATAAACAATATTGTTCATGTAATTACTCTTGATGATGAAGTATTAGATGAAAAAAGATTATTTGAAAGAATAGCTGTCTGTATACAGGAGAAATTTAAAGTTTTGGAATTAAATATAGACGCATTCATACTTGATATGAGTTTAGGTGGAGTTAAACTCTTTTTTGAAAAGAATGTAGATATCAAACCGAATCAAGTTTTAACTCTTCAGCATAGAAGTAAAATACTAACCCTTAGAGTTTTAAGAAGAGAAGAGGAAAAGAGTGGAGTTATATTAGGGTGTAAAATAGAAAGTTCAAGTTTTAATTTGTTGAACTACCTGGTTAAAAATTATGTAAAACAGGTAAAGGAGATTCTAATAGAAAAATCTAACTTTTCTGTATAA
- a CDS encoding transketolase family protein — protein MEKVSLRDTYGEVLVELGREDDRIVVLDADLSGSTKTAKFAKAFPERFFNMGIAELNMMNTAAGLATTGKIPFVSTFAIFGTGRAWEAVRQTICYPNLSVKIVCTHGGITVGEDGASHQALEDVANMRNIPNMRVIVPADDVETRQVIRKIAYTDGPFYVRLSREKFPRIFDENYEFEIGKGHVLVEGKDVTVVSNGVMTSFALLAAENLEREGISVEVIHMPTVKPIDVELIVKSAQKTGAVVTAEEHSIIGGLGSAVAEVLVENYPVPMERLGTPDVFGRSGKGWELLHYFGLDEKGIEKKVKKVLERKR, from the coding sequence ATGGAAAAGGTGAGTTTGAGGGATACCTACGGTGAGGTTTTGGTTGAACTTGGAAGGGAGGATGACAGAATTGTAGTTTTGGATGCAGACCTTTCCGGTTCAACAAAAACGGCAAAGTTTGCAAAGGCATTTCCGGAGAGATTCTTCAATATGGGAATTGCGGAACTGAACATGATGAATACGGCTGCAGGCCTTGCAACAACCGGAAAGATTCCCTTCGTCAGTACGTTTGCCATTTTTGGAACGGGAAGGGCTTGGGAAGCTGTAAGGCAGACAATCTGCTATCCCAACCTAAGCGTTAAAATAGTCTGCACCCACGGTGGAATCACAGTTGGGGAGGATGGAGCAAGTCACCAGGCCTTAGAGGATGTTGCAAACATGAGAAACATTCCCAATATGAGGGTAATCGTTCCTGCGGATGACGTTGAAACGAGGCAGGTAATAAGAAAGATAGCCTATACAGATGGTCCCTTTTACGTAAGGCTTTCGAGGGAGAAATTTCCAAGGATTTTTGATGAAAACTACGAATTTGAAATTGGAAAGGGACACGTTTTAGTTGAGGGAAAGGATGTTACGGTAGTATCAAATGGAGTTATGACCTCATTTGCCCTCCTTGCAGCTGAAAACTTAGAAAGGGAGGGAATATCCGTTGAGGTTATTCACATGCCAACGGTTAAGCCAATAGACGTTGAGCTTATTGTAAAATCTGCTCAGAAAACGGGGGCAGTTGTAACTGCAGAGGAGCACTCAATAATCGGTGGGCTTGGTTCAGCAGTTGCAGAGGTTTTGGTTGAAAACTACCCCGTTCCAATGGAGAGGTTGGGAACTCCGGACGTGTTTGGAAGGTCTGGAAAGGGATGGGAGCTCCTCCACTACTTTGGGCTTGATGAAAAGGGAATAGAGAAAAAGGTTAAAAAAGTCCTTGAGAGGAAGAGATGA
- a CDS encoding ATP/GTP-binding protein, whose product MGIVAGFTLFLTTVVFLFNINQGLKTPESAQYYKGHIYISNIGNLPPDKKDGDGFVALADLNGKVEKLKFVTGLNAPKGVTFCSGKLFVTDIDRVVVADPESGRFEREVKIPGAKFLNDSCSFKGKVYVSDTQTNTIYEIDGKTYSVKEFLRSSKLEGPNGIAFTPDGRMIVVSWGGGKVLEVDKNREIKVLASGFENLDGVVVTEDGTILFSDFSAGKIYSLKNGKVKLVASGLISPADIGYYKGKLFVPEFYMNRVRVMEIGK is encoded by the coding sequence ATGGGGATAGTGGCAGGGTTTACGCTATTTTTAACGACCGTTGTTTTTCTGTTCAACATAAATCAGGGATTAAAAACCCCTGAAAGTGCACAGTACTATAAAGGTCACATTTACATTTCAAACATCGGCAACCTACCTCCTGATAAAAAGGACGGGGATGGATTTGTCGCACTTGCAGATTTAAACGGAAAGGTTGAGAAACTTAAGTTTGTTACAGGGCTTAACGCTCCCAAAGGGGTAACCTTCTGTAGCGGAAAGCTCTTTGTTACGGACATAGATAGGGTTGTCGTTGCAGACCCAGAGAGTGGAAGGTTTGAAAGGGAGGTAAAAATTCCTGGAGCAAAGTTCTTAAACGATTCTTGCTCTTTTAAGGGAAAGGTTTACGTCTCAGATACTCAAACAAATACCATTTATGAAATCGATGGTAAAACCTATTCTGTTAAGGAGTTTTTAAGGAGCTCCAAGTTGGAGGGTCCCAACGGGATAGCATTTACTCCAGATGGAAGGATGATTGTTGTAAGCTGGGGAGGAGGTAAGGTTTTAGAGGTTGACAAAAACAGAGAGATAAAGGTTTTAGCTTCGGGATTTGAGAACCTTGATGGGGTTGTTGTTACTGAAGATGGGACAATTCTCTTTTCAGACTTTTCTGCTGGAAAGATTTACAGTTTGAAGAATGGTAAAGTTAAGCTTGTAGCTTCGGGATTAATATCACCGGCAGATATAGGTTATTACAAGGGTAAACTTTTTGTTCCTGAATTCTACATGAACAGAGTAAGGGTTATGGAGATAGGGAAGTGA
- the rapZ gene encoding RNase adapter RapZ, protein MKKVILLTGEAGAGKSSAVKHLEDLGFYCIDNVPPSLVPEIMNLIEQSPEVEKAALVVDVRNPEFRKRAKELFTSLKERYPNVEIWYFTADNSILINRFKETRRPHPFEKYYEGESIEKLIELEKKLYGELKEYFDKVIDTSNLNYHDLKKLIKKLLQTGKPQLKINFLSFGFKYGIPQSADNVFDVRFLPNPHFIPELKPKTGMDREVEEFVMKHEESKRIFQIILEFVKTTIPLYENEGKAYITYAVGCTGGQHRSVVFAEALSKRVAEEFPQFEIFVEHREQGIRRKVSPER, encoded by the coding sequence GTGAAAAAGGTAATACTTTTAACGGGAGAAGCTGGAGCAGGAAAATCAAGTGCAGTGAAACACTTAGAGGATTTGGGATTTTACTGCATCGATAACGTACCTCCTTCCCTTGTTCCTGAAATTATGAACCTAATAGAGCAGAGTCCTGAGGTTGAAAAAGCGGCTTTAGTTGTTGATGTTAGAAACCCTGAGTTTAGGAAGAGAGCGAAAGAGCTCTTTACATCGCTCAAGGAGAGGTATCCAAACGTTGAAATCTGGTACTTTACCGCCGATAACTCCATTCTGATAAACAGATTTAAGGAAACAAGGAGACCCCATCCATTTGAAAAGTACTACGAAGGAGAAAGTATTGAGAAGCTGATAGAGCTTGAAAAGAAACTTTATGGAGAGCTAAAGGAGTACTTTGATAAGGTAATTGACACGTCAAACCTCAACTACCACGACCTAAAGAAACTCATAAAAAAATTACTTCAAACGGGAAAACCTCAGCTGAAGATAAACTTTCTATCCTTTGGGTTTAAGTACGGTATTCCCCAGTCTGCCGATAACGTTTTTGATGTAAGGTTCCTCCCGAATCCCCACTTTATTCCTGAACTAAAACCAAAAACCGGAATGGACAGGGAGGTCGAGGAGTTTGTAATGAAGCATGAGGAGTCAAAGAGAATCTTTCAGATAATTTTAGAATTCGTCAAAACAACAATTCCCCTCTACGAGAACGAGGGAAAAGCCTACATAACCTATGCAGTTGGCTGTACAGGTGGTCAGCACAGGTCGGTTGTCTTTGCAGAGGCCCTTTCTAAAAGGGTGGCTGAGGAATTTCCTCAGTTTGAGATTTTTGTAGAGCACAGGGAACAGGGAATCAGGAGGAAAGTTTCCCCAGAACGGTAA
- a CDS encoding transketolase yields MVKFEPSFFKERNRDIDEVTLRAIAREVRKDILKMTSEAQSGHPGGAMSAADIIVTLYYYKMRHDPENPKWEDRDRFVLSKGHVCPALYSVLARTSYFPLEKLHEFRKIDGSLQGHPDMKKTPGIEISTGSLGHGIGAAVGMALGLKLNKSDSTVYCMIGDGEAQEGSVWEASMAASHYNLDNLVVILDNNNLQIDGPVDDVMSIYPAMEKWRAFGWHVIEIDGHNFREIIGALDEADNVKFKPTMIVAKTVKGKGVSFMENRAEWHGKALPPELLKEALKELGEIV; encoded by the coding sequence ATGGTTAAGTTTGAACCCTCCTTTTTCAAGGAGAGAAACAGGGATATAGATGAGGTTACACTGAGGGCAATAGCGAGGGAGGTTAGAAAGGACATTTTGAAGATGACCTCCGAGGCCCAATCGGGTCACCCCGGTGGGGCAATGTCCGCTGCAGACATAATTGTGACACTATACTACTACAAGATGCGCCACGACCCTGAAAATCCCAAGTGGGAGGATAGGGACAGGTTCGTTTTATCCAAGGGACACGTCTGCCCTGCACTCTACTCTGTCCTTGCAAGGACCAGCTACTTTCCATTAGAAAAGCTCCACGAGTTTAGGAAAATTGATGGAAGCCTTCAAGGACATCCGGACATGAAGAAGACTCCCGGAATTGAGATAAGTACAGGCTCACTTGGACACGGAATAGGCGCTGCCGTAGGAATGGCTTTAGGTTTAAAGTTAAACAAGAGCGACAGTACCGTTTACTGTATGATTGGTGACGGAGAGGCCCAGGAGGGAAGCGTTTGGGAAGCCTCAATGGCAGCTTCCCACTATAACTTGGACAACTTGGTTGTAATACTTGACAACAACAATCTGCAGATAGACGGCCCCGTTGATGACGTTATGTCAATTTACCCAGCCATGGAAAAGTGGAGGGCCTTCGGCTGGCACGTAATTGAGATAGACGGCCACAACTTCAGGGAGATAATTGGGGCCCTCGACGAAGCTGACAACGTTAAGTTCAAGCCTACAATGATTGTCGCTAAAACTGTTAAGGGTAAAGGCGTTTCGTTTATGGAGAACAGGGCTGAGTGGCACGGAAAGGCTCTACCGCCGGAGCTCCTTAAGGAGGCACTAAAAGAGTTGGGTGAGATTGTTTAA
- the mqnC gene encoding cyclic dehypoxanthinyl futalosine synthase, giving the protein MDLVEKVISGERINEKEALELLRNFDLLTLGHLANYVRNRIHPEREVTFVIDRNINYTNICICKCRFCAFYREKGAPDAYVIDRETLREKIRETVELGGTAILLQGGLHPDLKIDYYEELLSFIKEEFPQIHIHGFSAPEIVHISRVSNLSIEEVIERLKRAGLGSIPGGGAEILVDRVRERIAPNKAKTGEWLNVHRTAHRLGLRTTATMMFGSLDTDEDIVEHLRVVRELQDETGGFTAFIPWSYQPDNTELGRVVKEKASGEKYLRVLAVSRIYLDNVENVQASWVTQGGKVAQVALKFGANDFGSLMIEENVVAAAGVKFRMPLSEIVRLIKDAGFTPVQRDTLYRKVRFFY; this is encoded by the coding sequence ATGGATTTAGTCGAAAAAGTGATAAGTGGAGAAAGAATCAACGAGAAAGAAGCGTTGGAACTTCTAAGGAACTTTGACCTATTAACGTTAGGACATCTTGCAAATTACGTTAGAAATAGAATCCACCCTGAAAGGGAAGTTACGTTTGTCATAGATAGAAATATTAACTACACAAACATCTGCATATGTAAGTGTAGGTTCTGTGCCTTTTACAGGGAAAAGGGAGCTCCCGATGCCTACGTTATAGACAGAGAAACCCTAAGGGAAAAGATTAGAGAAACAGTTGAGTTAGGCGGTACTGCAATCTTACTCCAGGGAGGGCTTCACCCAGACCTCAAAATTGACTACTATGAAGAACTCCTCTCCTTTATAAAAGAGGAGTTTCCACAGATTCACATCCACGGATTTTCTGCTCCAGAGATTGTTCATATCTCGAGAGTTTCTAACCTCTCCATAGAGGAAGTAATAGAAAGGTTAAAGAGGGCTGGACTCGGTTCAATTCCTGGAGGAGGAGCCGAAATTCTGGTTGATAGAGTGAGGGAGAGGATTGCCCCTAACAAGGCAAAAACAGGGGAATGGTTAAACGTTCATAGAACTGCCCACAGGTTAGGACTGAGGACGACTGCAACAATGATGTTCGGAAGTTTAGATACTGACGAAGATATTGTTGAACACTTGAGGGTTGTAAGGGAGCTTCAGGATGAAACTGGAGGATTTACTGCATTTATTCCTTGGAGTTACCAACCTGACAATACGGAGCTTGGAAGGGTGGTTAAGGAGAAAGCAAGTGGAGAAAAATATTTAAGGGTTTTAGCCGTATCGAGAATTTATCTGGACAACGTTGAAAATGTTCAGGCTTCATGGGTTACTCAAGGAGGAAAAGTTGCTCAAGTGGCACTAAAGTTTGGAGCTAACGATTTTGGCTCTCTGATGATAGAGGAGAACGTTGTTGCAGCTGCAGGTGTCAAGTTCAGAATGCCACTTTCAGAAATAGTAAGGCTCATAAAGGATGCAGGTTTTACTCCTGTTCAAAGGGATACATTATACAGAAAAGTTAGATTTTTCTATTAG
- a CDS encoding ATP-binding protein codes for MECQICKGTGWVIEEVRGKRFARRCRCQFKKFSKEFLASSGIPRRYRKCRFKNYQPQNQYQFRALKVCKEFFFQFPFVSKGILLYGPPGTGKTHLAVATLQNIIEFKGLRGIFCDFRGLLLDLKSSYESRTSSSEILDSVRKVPLLILDDVGAERNTDWAKDILSEIVNYRYTQSLPTVITTNLRFDTYSSDSFLAKFDERTESRLYDMCQIVKVEGDDRRKAAGF; via the coding sequence TTGGAGTGTCAAATTTGTAAGGGTACTGGTTGGGTTATTGAGGAGGTAAGGGGAAAGAGGTTTGCAAGAAGATGCCGCTGTCAGTTTAAGAAGTTTAGCAAAGAATTTCTTGCATCCTCCGGAATTCCCAGAAGGTACAGAAAGTGCAGGTTTAAAAACTATCAGCCTCAAAATCAGTACCAGTTTAGAGCTCTAAAAGTATGTAAGGAATTCTTCTTCCAGTTTCCCTTTGTAAGTAAGGGAATACTCCTCTACGGTCCTCCAGGAACCGGAAAGACTCACTTAGCAGTAGCAACCCTTCAAAACATAATTGAGTTTAAGGGGCTTAGGGGAATATTCTGTGACTTTAGGGGACTCCTTTTAGACCTAAAGAGCTCCTACGAAAGCAGAACCTCCTCCTCAGAAATACTCGACTCTGTTAGGAAAGTTCCACTCCTCATACTCGACGATGTAGGAGCCGAAAGGAATACGGATTGGGCAAAGGACATTCTATCTGAAATCGTCAATTACAGGTACACCCAGAGTTTGCCAACGGTAATTACAACAAATTTAAGGTTTGATACCTACTCCTCAGACTCGTTTCTTGCAAAGTTTGACGAGAGAACGGAGTCAAGACTTTATGATATGTGCCAAATAGTTAAGGTGGAAGGAGATGACAGGAGAAAGGCAGCCGGTTTTTAA
- a CDS encoding alpha/beta fold hydrolase, with product MIFTLHGWSFDRRVWEGTLFEKGIHLELPGHGESPFKSRKLVELSEEIGKILPQNSVLVGWSLGSTVSLLISHLFPEKIEEIHLFSPTLKFSGISQPKVVVERFIRKLRRNFKKTVTEFRGLCSNEKSPLPNLEIETSTELLIDFCHFDLTPYVRGISQPVKIFVGERDRITGLEGALSLFKNLKRAELLVFPDADHLTVLGKLSS from the coding sequence TTGATATTCACCCTTCACGGCTGGAGCTTTGATAGGAGGGTTTGGGAAGGAACTCTCTTTGAAAAAGGAATACACTTGGAGCTCCCCGGTCACGGGGAGTCTCCATTTAAATCAAGAAAATTAGTTGAGCTCTCAGAGGAAATCGGGAAAATTCTCCCTCAAAATTCAGTTTTGGTTGGATGGTCCTTAGGTTCTACCGTTTCCCTTTTAATTTCCCACCTATTTCCGGAGAAAATTGAGGAAATCCACCTATTTTCACCTACCCTCAAGTTTTCTGGAATTTCTCAACCGAAGGTCGTAGTTGAAAGGTTTATCCGAAAACTCAGGAGAAACTTTAAGAAAACCGTTACTGAGTTTAGAGGGCTCTGTTCAAATGAGAAGTCCCCTCTACCAAACTTGGAGATAGAAACTTCAACGGAACTACTTATAGATTTCTGTCATTTTGACTTAACTCCTTACGTAAGGGGAATCTCTCAGCCCGTTAAAATCTTTGTTGGAGAAAGGGACAGAATAACAGGATTGGAGGGAGCTCTCTCACTGTTTAAAAATTTAAAAAGAGCTGAACTTTTGGTTTTTCCCGATGCAGACCACCTTACCGTTCTGGGGAAACTTTCCTCCTGA
- a CDS encoding S41 family peptidase, translated as MKKGYLKTLFFGFIFIFLFLVGKTTLSSAVDSNESELKYIRLFMEVYQLVKERYVEEKKPKELFEGAIKGMLNRLDPHSTLFTPDQLKEFQIETSGEFGGLGIQITKTKDGKLLIIAPIEDTPAYRAGIKPGDIIVKIDGKDVTPDMSLSEAVKIMRGKPGTKITIWIWRKGWSEPKPFTITRAVIKIKSVKYRMLPGDIGYIRFTMFQRNSVEEFKKALEHLRKDKELQGIIVDVRNNPGGLLDSAVAISDYFLPKGKLIVYTKGRIPESIKKYYSLNPPIIPTDIPVVMLVNGGTASAAEILTGALRYNNRAIVVGEKTFGKGSVQTLYPLDMGYAVKITTAKYYMPNHKCIDGKGIEPDIVVKLSKKDIETLKSEFKEMEEHPEKTEEIRKKQEKRIDNQLRRAIEVIKEIHLIEKMEGKKAS; from the coding sequence ATGAAAAAGGGATATCTCAAAACGCTCTTCTTTGGGTTCATCTTTATTTTTCTGTTTTTAGTTGGAAAAACAACTCTATCCTCTGCCGTTGACTCCAACGAAAGTGAGCTAAAGTACATAAGGCTCTTTATGGAGGTGTACCAGCTTGTTAAGGAGAGGTACGTCGAGGAGAAAAAGCCGAAGGAGCTCTTTGAGGGCGCAATAAAGGGGATGCTGAATAGATTAGACCCCCACTCCACCCTTTTTACTCCGGACCAACTTAAGGAGTTTCAGATAGAGACCTCAGGTGAATTTGGAGGTCTTGGAATACAGATTACAAAAACGAAGGATGGAAAGCTCTTAATTATTGCTCCAATAGAGGATACACCTGCCTACAGGGCTGGAATAAAGCCAGGGGACATAATTGTCAAGATTGACGGTAAAGATGTTACTCCCGATATGAGCCTCTCTGAGGCTGTAAAAATTATGAGGGGTAAGCCGGGAACGAAGATAACAATCTGGATATGGAGAAAAGGGTGGTCTGAACCCAAACCATTTACGATAACAAGGGCCGTTATAAAGATAAAGAGCGTTAAGTACAGAATGCTCCCCGGCGACATTGGATATATAAGGTTTACGATGTTCCAGAGGAACTCTGTTGAAGAGTTTAAGAAGGCTTTGGAACATTTAAGGAAGGATAAGGAGCTCCAGGGAATAATCGTTGACGTAAGAAACAATCCTGGAGGACTTCTTGACTCTGCCGTTGCTATAAGTGACTACTTCCTACCAAAGGGTAAACTTATCGTTTATACAAAAGGTAGAATTCCTGAAAGCATCAAGAAGTACTACTCCCTAAATCCTCCAATTATTCCTACAGACATTCCCGTTGTTATGTTGGTTAACGGTGGAACTGCAAGTGCTGCCGAGATTCTAACTGGAGCCCTCAGGTACAATAACAGGGCCATAGTAGTCGGAGAAAAGACATTCGGAAAGGGTTCCGTTCAGACCCTCTATCCTTTAGACATGGGTTACGCTGTAAAGATTACAACTGCCAAGTACTACATGCCCAACCATAAGTGTATAGATGGAAAGGGAATAGAGCCAGATATCGTGGTTAAACTTTCAAAGAAGGACATTGAAACCCTTAAAAGTGAGTTTAAGGAGATGGAGGAGCACCCAGAAAAAACCGAGGAAATAAGGAAGAAACAGGAGAAGAGAATAGACAACCAGTTAAGGAGAGCTATAGAGGTAATCAAGGAGATTCACCTAATAGAGAAAATGGAGGGTAAGAAGGCATCTTGA
- a CDS encoding NAD(+)/NADH kinase: MTGERQPVFKKVGIVANPTKPESGEGFKRVSKKLLESGVKVFTDEETCRLVGINWCSEFEKIKVIDRLLLPDKVELILVLGGDGTFLTVAKLVDKRPVPILGINFGTLGFLAEITIDEIEECIERVLKGEFVVENRPVLRVKVLRRNGHVSIYRCVNEVAIKRDTLARIIEVEVTAGKDYVTTFRGDGVIVATPTGSTAYSLSAGGPIIYPTLNAMLLTPICPHTLTLRPLVLSGETCLSARLKTESENVMVIFDGQEGIELRVGDTIEITRSPYDLLILRDPNKSYYQTLREKLKWG, translated from the coding sequence ATGACAGGAGAAAGGCAGCCGGTTTTTAAAAAGGTAGGAATCGTTGCAAACCCCACAAAGCCCGAGAGTGGAGAGGGATTTAAAAGGGTTTCAAAGAAACTCCTTGAAAGTGGAGTAAAGGTATTTACAGACGAGGAGACGTGTCGGCTTGTGGGAATAAATTGGTGTTCAGAGTTTGAGAAGATAAAGGTTATAGACAGGCTCCTCCTTCCCGACAAGGTTGAGCTTATTCTGGTTTTGGGGGGGGATGGAACGTTTTTAACCGTTGCAAAGTTAGTTGACAAGAGACCAGTTCCAATTTTGGGAATAAACTTTGGGACACTTGGCTTTTTGGCTGAAATAACCATAGATGAAATTGAGGAGTGTATAGAGAGAGTTCTAAAGGGAGAGTTTGTAGTTGAAAACAGACCTGTCCTGAGAGTTAAGGTTTTAAGGAGGAACGGCCACGTTTCAATATACAGGTGTGTAAATGAGGTGGCAATAAAGAGGGATACTTTGGCAAGAATAATAGAGGTTGAAGTAACTGCTGGTAAGGACTACGTAACGACCTTTAGAGGTGATGGCGTTATAGTTGCAACCCCAACAGGTTCAACTGCCTATTCCCTCTCTGCAGGTGGACCGATAATTTACCCGACCTTGAATGCAATGCTCCTAACTCCCATCTGTCCCCACACACTTACGTTAAGGCCTTTAGTTTTAAGTGGTGAGACCTGTTTGAGTGCGAGGTTAAAAACCGAAAGTGAGAACGTTATGGTCATATTTGACGGTCAGGAGGGGATAGAGCTCCGCGTTGGAGACACGATAGAGATAACCCGCTCCCCCTACGACCTTTTGATACTGAGAGACCCTAACAAGTCCTACTATCAAACATTGAGGGAGAAGCTAAAATGGGGATAG
- the argH gene encoding argininosuccinate lyase has product MSKEKLWGGRFKESTNELVEAFTESVSYDKRLAPFDIAGSVAHVKMLEKQGILKKEEAEKIISGLNEILKEIEGGKFEWKRELEDVHMNIEKRLTEKVGPVGGKLHTGRSRNDQVATDVRLYVRKEIEEILELLKNLRRAFVKQAEENLDVVMPGYTHLQIAQPVLYSHHMLAYYWMFKRDEERFKDTLKRVNVSPLGSAALAGTSYPLDREFTAKLLGFSGVTRNSMDAVSDRDFVAETIFNCAMVMMHLSRLSEELVLWSTEEFGFIELPDAFCTGSSIMPQKKNPDVSELTRGKTGRVYGDLVAILTVLKGLPLTYNRDLQEDKEPLFDAIDTVKLSLKVNALIVEGMKPKKERMREQARKGFSLATDVADYLAKKGVPFREAHRIVGELVSYCLDRGKTLENLSLEEFKKFSDRFDEDVLSLMSVEGSINSRNITGGTAREQVEREIKEIKEEEGF; this is encoded by the coding sequence TTGTCGAAGGAAAAGCTCTGGGGTGGGAGATTCAAGGAGAGTACAAACGAATTAGTAGAGGCGTTTACAGAGTCCGTCTCTTACGATAAACGGTTGGCTCCATTTGACATAGCAGGAAGCGTTGCCCACGTAAAGATGCTCGAGAAGCAGGGAATTTTAAAAAAGGAGGAGGCAGAGAAAATAATTTCCGGTCTAAATGAAATTTTAAAGGAGATTGAAGGGGGAAAGTTTGAGTGGAAGAGGGAACTTGAAGACGTCCATATGAACATTGAGAAGAGGTTAACTGAAAAGGTCGGCCCTGTGGGAGGAAAGCTCCATACAGGACGCTCAAGGAATGACCAGGTTGCAACGGATGTGAGGCTCTACGTTAGGAAGGAGATTGAGGAGATTTTGGAGCTCCTCAAGAACCTGAGAAGGGCATTTGTAAAGCAGGCCGAGGAGAACTTGGACGTTGTAATGCCGGGATACACACATCTACAGATTGCCCAGCCCGTTCTCTATTCACACCACATGCTTGCATACTACTGGATGTTCAAGAGGGACGAGGAGAGGTTCAAGGACACCCTGAAGAGGGTAAACGTTTCCCCTTTGGGCTCTGCAGCACTTGCAGGAACGAGCTATCCTCTCGACAGGGAGTTTACTGCAAAGCTCTTAGGTTTTAGTGGAGTTACAAGAAACAGCATGGATGCTGTTAGTGATAGGGACTTTGTTGCAGAGACAATTTTTAACTGTGCAATGGTTATGATGCACCTTTCAAGGCTTTCGGAGGAGTTAGTTCTCTGGTCAACGGAGGAGTTTGGTTTTATAGAGCTCCCCGACGCCTTCTGCACGGGAAGTTCAATTATGCCCCAGAAGAAAAACCCCGACGTTTCTGAGCTAACGAGGGGAAAGACTGGAAGAGTTTACGGAGATTTGGTTGCAATACTAACAGTTCTAAAGGGGTTACCCCTTACCTATAATAGGGACCTTCAGGAGGACAAGGAACCACTTTTTGATGCAATAGATACGGTTAAACTCTCTCTAAAGGTGAATGCTTTGATTGTTGAGGGAATGAAGCCTAAAAAGGAGAGAATGAGAGAGCAGGCCAGAAAGGGATTTTCTCTGGCAACTGACGTTGCCGACTACCTTGCAAAGAAGGGGGTTCCTTTCAGGGAAGCCCACAGAATTGTAGGAGAACTGGTTTCGTACTGTTTGGATAGGGGAAAAACGTTAGAGAATTTATCCTTGGAAGAATTTAAAAAGTTCTCGGATAGGTTCGATGAGGACGTTCTATCACTTATGAGCGTTGAGGGTTCAATAAACAGCAGAAACATAACAGGTGGAACTGCGAGGGAACAGGTAGAGAGGGAAATAAAGGAAATTAAGGAAGAAGAAGGATTTTAA